One window of the Rhipicephalus sanguineus isolate Rsan-2018 chromosome 4, BIME_Rsan_1.4, whole genome shotgun sequence genome contains the following:
- the LOC119390067 gene encoding mitochondrial sodium/calcium exchanger protein, giving the protein MVSTAAVEFMAASCRDVTSLNLTDRCEYVRSEPSCSANMGYINYIEGIYCLFGPQHYVESLLLTVMWLLVLFVALGVTSGDFLTPALFVISKTLRMSQNMAGVTLLAFGNGSPDIFAALAGVRQGSYELVIGGLVGGGIFVTTVVAGSVFLVKPFKLAARPFLRDSVFYFSAGAWAFYLFYTGAITMMHAIGFICLYCAYITVVVVSGIVYQRYLAKEQDRQQRDEEKGCHDEKPPKNGRCFSSRPTLLALAVCRLVLPNRTGAMSCVGSAISPRCLSPGSCAWMQKPASELLADGFALKCTGTFSFGQEKVFRDPRRSRALSPRGVAAKRRIRRFCTFATHIRYTKAVLSNFLDASRFAVLFLLNMTVLGAFVSLLAGLPRESWEEAMSQPVAYSAISYAPLWRFVSVTEASTVPSELTFNGRRHVLDDPERSYVVPIAFRYLKTEPSNDVEVAEKNTVPDPDEGVYYINLGADSLEEEVDVDTLAISIDKPRRASKLDKAPCIAQEEEKSSTGLVLDVINKLLSVNLDEKEKEPFLMYLVSIFKIPVFFTLAITTPVVDLTQKNNNWCRPLNVIHCITVPVLLVFVFGLGKVEIGGVVPLWTVVAAVGALIGVVVLFTSENDKAPKYHFAFAYAGFIVGVVWIYVISMEIVVLLQAVGIVFRISDAILGLTILAWGNGLLDFLANVNIARKGYPRMSISACFGTPCLTLLLGVGIPSIIQLAGTNNVLVLHYTKLITVLFSGLATSLLSSMATMLATRFESKRFYGGVLLAIYFTFLVVAVLVESGLV; this is encoded by the exons ATGGTGTCCACAGCTGCGGTCGAGTTTATGGCGGCTTCG TGTCGGGACGTGACGAGCTTGAACCTGACTGACAGGTGTGAGTATGTTCGTTCCGAACCATCATGTTCAGCCAACATGGGCTACATCAACTACATCGAGGGGATCTATTGCCTCTTCGGCCCGCAGCACTACGTGGAATCTCTGCTGCTCACG GTGATGTGGTTGCTAGTGTTGTTCGTCGCCCTCGGCGTCACGTCAGGTGACTT CCTGACTCCAGCCTTGTTCGTCATCTCAAAGACACTCCGCATGTCCCAGAACATGGC TGGTGTCACACTCCTCGCATTCGGCAACGGTTCTCCGGACATCTTCGCTGCCCTGGCAGGTGTGAGGCAAGGATCGTACGAGCTTGTCATTGGAGGCCTTGTAG GTGGTGGGATATTCGTCACCACAGTTGTTGCCGGGTCGGTGTTCCTCGTGAAGCCCTTCAAGCTGGCTGCCCGACCATTCCTGAGAGACAGCGTGTTCTACTTCTCCGCAGGGGCTTGGGCCTTCTACTTGTTTTACACGGGAGCGATCACCATGATGCACGCTATAG GTTTCATCTGCCTCTACTGCGCATACATTACTGTGGTCGTCGTGAGTGGAATAGTTTACCAAAGGTACCTGGCCAAAGAACAGGATCGCCAACAGCGAGACGAAGAAAAAGGGTGCCACGACGAAAAGCCTCCCAAGAACGGTAGGTGCTTCTCCAGTCGACCAACGCTTCTGGCGCTGGCGGTTTGCAGGCTCGTACTGCCAAACCGGACGGGCGCCATGTCTTGCGTCGGCAGCGCCATCTCACCTCGGTGCCTGTCGCCCGGATCGTGCGCGTGGATGCAGAAACCTGCCTCCGAGCTTTTGGCAGACGGCTTCGCGCTAAAGTGCACCGGAACTTTCTCCTTTGGACAGGAGAAGGTCTTCCGAGACCCGCGTCGGTCGCGCGCACTTTCACCAAGAGGTGTGGCTGCTAAAAGACGGATTCGGCGTTTCTGTACCTTCGCAACGCACATAAGGTATACCAAAGCTGTCCTTTCGAATTTTCTCGATGCTTCCCGTTTCGCCGTACTATTCCTGCTGAATATGACGGTCCTTGGCGCCTTTGTCTCCCTTCTTGCAGGACTACCTCGAGAGTC ATGGGAGGAAGCAATGTCG CAGCCAGTCGCCTACAGCGCTATTTCATATGCTCCTCTTTGGCGCTTCGTTTCGGTTACAGAGGCATCCACAGTTCCAAGCGAACTGACGTTCAATGGAAGGCGGCACGTCTTAGACGACCCTGAGCGCTCCTATGTCGTGCCAATTG ccttCAGGTACTTGAAGACCGAACCGAGCAATGATGTTGAAGTTGCCGAGAAAAACACAGTGCCAGATCCCGATGAGGGTGTCTATTACATCAACCTTGGCGCTGACAGCCTTGAGGAAGAAGTCGACG tggacaCACTTGCCATTTCTATTGATAAACCAAGGAGAGCCTCGAAGCTGGACAAGGCTCCTTGTATCGCACAGGAGGAGGAGAAGAGTTCGACGGGCCTTGTACTGGACGTGATCAACAAGCTCCTCTCTGTTAACTTAGACGAGAAGGAGAAGGAGCCGTTCCTGATGTACCTCGTCAGCATCTTCAAG ATCCCTGTGTTCTTCACACTGGCAATAACTACCCCAGTGGTGGACCTCACCCAGAAGAACAACAACTGGTGCCGCCCTCTCAACGTGATCCACTGCATTACAGTCCCTGTGCTCCTAGTCTTTGTCTTCGGCC TGGGAAAAGTGGAGATCGGCGGCGTGGTTCCCCTCTGGACAGTTGTAGCCGCTGTAGGTGCTCTGATTGGAGTGGTCGTGCTATTTACGTCTGAAAATGACAAGGCACCCAAGTACCACTTCGCCTTTGCCTACGCCGGCTTCATTGTTGGCGTCGTGTGGATCTACGTCATCTCCATGGAAATCGTCGTTTTGTTGCAG gccGTTGGCATTGTGTTTCGCATTAGTGATGCAATACTCGGACTGACAATACTCGCATGGGGAAACGGTCTTCTAG ACTTCCTTGCCAACGTGAACATCGCAAGGAAAGGCTACCCACGAATGTCTATCTCGGCATGCTTTGGAACACCGTGCCTGA CTCTTCTACTCGGTGTTGGAATTCCGTCCATTATTCAGTTGGCAGGAACGAACAACGTTCTTGTG CTTCACTACACCAAGCTCATCACGGTGCTCTTCTCCGGCCTAGCCACCAGCCTACTGTCTTCAATGGCCACGATGCTGGCGACCCGCTTCGAGAGTAAGCGCTTCTATGGCGGCGTGCTCCTTGCGATCTACTTCACGTTCCTCGTCGTCGCCGTACTCGTTGAATCAGGATTAGtgtga